From a single Dendropsophus ebraccatus isolate aDenEbr1 chromosome 8, aDenEbr1.pat, whole genome shotgun sequence genomic region:
- the DYNLT5 gene encoding dynein light chain Tctex-type 5: MSDAAKDKAARLLKKRGSISSLSSHEVRPRENLNKPRESRDSMSTVSYIDEPGHHDDVTRPAVQMENTYQLGPARRFPVATVNNILKDVLTSYLQEEKYEAELCRQMTKTISEVVKARVKDLMIPRYKIIVLIYIGQLNDQSMRVGSRCIWDPAYDTFSSYTFKNSSLCALANVYAVYYE, translated from the exons ATGTCCGACGCTGCAAAAGACAAGGCCGCTCGCCTGCTCAAGAAGAGAGGAAGTATTTCATCACTGAGTAGCCATGAAGTCAGACCCAGGGAAAACCTGAACAAACCGCGGGAGTCAAGAGA TTCTATGAGTACAGTGTCTTATATTGATGAACCAGGACATCATGATGACGTCACCCGTCCCGCAGTGCAGATGGAGAACACCTACCAGTTAG GTCCGGCGCGACGTTTTCCCGTAGCCACAGTGAATAATATATTAAAAGACGTCCTGACCAGTTACCTGCAGGAGGAGAAGTACGAGGCCGAGCTCTGTAGACAAATGACCAAGACAATCTCTGAG GTGGTGAAGGCCAGAGTGAAGGACTTGATGATCCCAAGATATAAAATCATTGTTCTCATCTACATAGGACAGCTGAATGATCAGAGCATGCGGGTGGGAAGCCGGTGTATCTGGGACCCTGCGTACGACACCTTCTCCTCCTACACCTTCAagaacagctccctgtgtgccctgGCCAATGTCTATGCTGTGTATTATGAGTAG